In Cololabis saira isolate AMF1-May2022 chromosome 10, fColSai1.1, whole genome shotgun sequence, a single window of DNA contains:
- the aqp4 gene encoding aquaporin-4 isoform X2, translating to MNENILHTTGTERGRTLLCIRRFLSRCNSHTIMVAFKGIWTKDFWRAVSGEYLATVIFVLLGLGSTINWAAGEEKPPPADLVLISLCFGLSIATMVQCFGHISGGHINPAVTAAMVVTRKLSLAKAVFYVVAQCLGAITGAGILYLVTPAAVRGSLGLTTVNSTISVGHALLVELLITFELVFTVFATCDPKRTDLSGSASLSIGLAVAIGHLFAIPYTGASMNPARSFGPAMVTLNFENHWVYWVGPVLGGILAAGLYEYLYCPDPDIKMRLKHVFKRDSSGIYKEVESKDLGIKPGSIHNIDLEKAEKTHSFQDTTGEVLSSV from the exons atgaatgaaaacataTTACACACAACGGGGACAGAAAGAGGCAGAACACTTCTTTGCATTCG GAGGTTCCTGTCCCGGTGTAACTCTCATACCATAATGGTGGCTTTTAAAGGGATCTGGACCAAGGACTTCTGGAGGGCTGTGTCAGGAGAATACCTGGCCACTGTCATCTTTGTCCTCCTCGGCCTGGGCTCCACTATCAACTGGGCTGCGGGCGAGGAGAAGCCCCCCCCCGCCGACCTGGTCCTCATCTCCCTGTGCTTTGGCCTCAGCATTGCTACGATGGTGCAGTGTTTTGGCCACATCAGCGGTGGACACATCAATCCAGCCGTCACTGCAGCTATGGTTGTGACTAGAAAACTGAGCCTGGCAAAGGCTGTGTTCTATGTAGTGGCTCAGTGCCTGGGAGCTATTACTGGAGCTGGGATTCTCTACTTAGTCACACCTGCTGCTGTTAGAGGATCCCTCGGTTTGACAACG GTGAACTCCACCATCTCCGTGGGCCACGCCCTTCTTGTGGAGCTCCTCATCACGTTCGAACTGGTCTTCACTGTGTTCGCCACCTGTGACCCCAAACGCACAGACCTCAGCGGCTCTGCAAGCCTGTCTATTGGCCTTGCTGTAGCTATAGGTCACTTATTTGCA ATTCCCTACACAGGAGCCAGCATGAACCCGGCTCGTTCCTTTGGGCCCGCAATGGTCACGCTTAACTTTGAGAACCACTGG GTGTATTGGGTGGGTCCCGTTCTGGGCGGCATCTTGGCTGCAGGTTTGTATGAGTACCTGTACTGCCCTGACCCTGACATAAAGATGAGGCTGAAACACGTCTTTAAGAGGGACTCGTCAGGGATATACAAAGAAGTGGAAAGCAAGGACCTTGGCATCAAGCCAGGATCCATCCATAACATTGATCTGGAGAAAGCTGAGAAAACACATTCTTTCCAGGACACGACGGGAGAAGTGCTGTCCTCTGTATGA
- the aqp4 gene encoding aquaporin-4 isoform X1, producing MRSQGAMCSSSSSERRALCSTPALTQPAALLRFLSRCNSHTIMVAFKGIWTKDFWRAVSGEYLATVIFVLLGLGSTINWAAGEEKPPPADLVLISLCFGLSIATMVQCFGHISGGHINPAVTAAMVVTRKLSLAKAVFYVVAQCLGAITGAGILYLVTPAAVRGSLGLTTVNSTISVGHALLVELLITFELVFTVFATCDPKRTDLSGSASLSIGLAVAIGHLFAIPYTGASMNPARSFGPAMVTLNFENHWVYWVGPVLGGILAAGLYEYLYCPDPDIKMRLKHVFKRDSSGIYKEVESKDLGIKPGSIHNIDLEKAEKTHSFQDTTGEVLSSV from the exons ATGCGGTCCCAAGGCGCAATGTGTAGCTCATCTTCTTCTGAGAGACGTGCGCTCTGCTCCACTCCTGCGCTCACACAACCTGCTGCTCTTCT GAGGTTCCTGTCCCGGTGTAACTCTCATACCATAATGGTGGCTTTTAAAGGGATCTGGACCAAGGACTTCTGGAGGGCTGTGTCAGGAGAATACCTGGCCACTGTCATCTTTGTCCTCCTCGGCCTGGGCTCCACTATCAACTGGGCTGCGGGCGAGGAGAAGCCCCCCCCCGCCGACCTGGTCCTCATCTCCCTGTGCTTTGGCCTCAGCATTGCTACGATGGTGCAGTGTTTTGGCCACATCAGCGGTGGACACATCAATCCAGCCGTCACTGCAGCTATGGTTGTGACTAGAAAACTGAGCCTGGCAAAGGCTGTGTTCTATGTAGTGGCTCAGTGCCTGGGAGCTATTACTGGAGCTGGGATTCTCTACTTAGTCACACCTGCTGCTGTTAGAGGATCCCTCGGTTTGACAACG GTGAACTCCACCATCTCCGTGGGCCACGCCCTTCTTGTGGAGCTCCTCATCACGTTCGAACTGGTCTTCACTGTGTTCGCCACCTGTGACCCCAAACGCACAGACCTCAGCGGCTCTGCAAGCCTGTCTATTGGCCTTGCTGTAGCTATAGGTCACTTATTTGCA ATTCCCTACACAGGAGCCAGCATGAACCCGGCTCGTTCCTTTGGGCCCGCAATGGTCACGCTTAACTTTGAGAACCACTGG GTGTATTGGGTGGGTCCCGTTCTGGGCGGCATCTTGGCTGCAGGTTTGTATGAGTACCTGTACTGCCCTGACCCTGACATAAAGATGAGGCTGAAACACGTCTTTAAGAGGGACTCGTCAGGGATATACAAAGAAGTGGAAAGCAAGGACCTTGGCATCAAGCCAGGATCCATCCATAACATTGATCTGGAGAAAGCTGAGAAAACACATTCTTTCCAGGACACGACGGGAGAAGTGCTGTCCTCTGTATGA